GGCCAAAGGCACGCACCACCGAGCGCGGCATCCGGTCATTGCCGATGGCGAAGTGCAGCAGTGAGCGTTCCGTTTGTGCTCCCCAGTATCGGTCGGAGCGGACCTCGATCGCACCCATGGAATCCGTTTCGGTGCGGACGTCGGCTGGTGAAGTTTTCTCGCTAGCCATATTTCATACCTCCGCGCCAACTCTCCGCGGCGCAACGATCATTTCGCTGCGTGACGTCGGGCTTTCCTGCCGGCGCGCTATGCCGATATAGTTTATGGTGGATGGCCTGCTCAATAGGAGAGGATGACTGATGCCCTGGACGATTACCCGGCTTTGCCGCGATTGTATCGACACCGGATGCGTGAGTGTGTGCCCGGTCGATTGCATCTATGAATACACCGGCTCGGATACCGAGAAATTTCCCAACCAGCTCTACATCCATCCCGACGAATGCATCGATTGCGGCGCCTGCGAGCCGGAATGTCCATGGCAGGCGATTTTCGAAGAGCCCGGGGTGCCCGACCCGCTCAAGGACGATATCGATCTGAATCACGCGATGGTCGACATCATGGATCAGTTCAAGGTGAGAGCCTTCGAGCAGAAAGAGCATCCCACCCCAGAGCAAATCGCCGAGAACAAGAAGAAATGGGGTCTCGACCCTAACTCCTGAAACTGGCTGGCGTTTCGGTTACGAGCAGAAAAGCGGAGCGGTG
The Candidatus Binataceae bacterium DNA segment above includes these coding regions:
- a CDS encoding ferredoxin family protein; amino-acid sequence: MPWTITRLCRDCIDTGCVSVCPVDCIYEYTGSDTEKFPNQLYIHPDECIDCGACEPECPWQAIFEEPGVPDPLKDDIDLNHAMVDIMDQFKVRAFEQKEHPTPEQIAENKKKWGLDPNS